A genome region from Magnolia sinica isolate HGM2019 chromosome 8, MsV1, whole genome shotgun sequence includes the following:
- the LOC131253475 gene encoding WRKY transcription factor WRKY24 produces the protein MGSSTGSLDTSANSYRAFSFANQFMNTSSYSDLLNADDDTIIENQRPRNPLSRGFSERVSDRLIGGGIPKFKSIQPPSIPISPPAVSPSSYFSIPPGLSPAELLDSPVLLSSSNMMLSPTTGTFPTHSFNWRGSSGNYQQGIKEEQRSYSDFSFQPHTRPATAPQSIFQSSSSMISTPSEFSALKTNIKSEYNTAVQRDRSEIPANVQSNIQSNSGFQSDFSQGQQAPQPFREQRRSDDGYNWRKYGQKQVKGSENPRSYYKCTFPNCPTKKKVERSLDGQITEIVYKGTHNHPKPQSTRRTSGSSSQAIQPSGSAEISDHSYVGRSGAPMETVTTPENSSVSMGDDEFDRSSQRSKSGGDEIDDDEPDTKRWKKEGENEGISASGSRTVREPRVVVQTTSDIDILDDGYRWRKYGQKVVKGNPNPRSYYKCTNVGCPVRKHVERASHDLRAVITTYEGKHNHDVPAARGSGSHAIARPSSDNNVPMPIRPSATTNHMAGNNSHSGARPPASSEAHTPFTLEMLPSPGSYGFSGFGISGGHYMSQSQPSDAAAFSKTKEEPRDDLFLESLLC, from the exons ATGGGTTCTTCCACAGGTAGTTTAGACACCTCTGCAAATTCCTACCGGGCCTTCTCCTTCGCCAACCAATTCATGAACACATCATCCTATTCAGACCTCCTCAACGCCGATGATGACACCATCATCGAAAACCAACGGCCCAGAAACCCCCTCAGCCGTGGCTTCTCAGAGAGAGTATCCGATCGTCTCATCGGTGGTGGAATACCAAAATTCAAATCCATACAACCTCCCTCAATACCAATCTCTCCTCCAGCTGTCTCTCCTTCTTCCTACTTCTCCATCCCTCCTGGCCTTAGCCCTGCTGAGCTTCTAGACTCTCCTGTCCTTCTCTCTTCCTCTAAT ATGATGTTATCTCCAACCACAGGGACATTTCCAACACACTCATTCAATTGGAGGGGTAGTTCTGGTAATTATCAGCAAGGAATCAAGGAAGAACAAAGGAGCTATTCTGATTTCTCTTTTCAACCTCACACAAGGCCTGCTACAGCCCCACAATCAATCTTTCAATCTTCATCCTCTATGATTTCCACG CCATCTGAATTCTCTGCATTGAAAACCAACATAAAATCTGAATACAACACTGCGGTCCAACGCGATCGATCTGAGATTCCCGCCAACGTGCAATCTAACATCCAAAGCAATAGTGGATTCCAATCTGATTTCAGTCAGGGACAACAAGCTCCTCAGCCCTTCAGAGAGCAgagaagatcagatgatggatacaACTGGAGGAAATATGGGCAGAAACAAGTGAAGGGGAGTGAAAATCCCCGTAGTTATTACAAGTGCACGTTTCCAAATTGCCCTACAAAGAAGAAGGTAGAGAGGTCTTTGGATGGTCAGATTACTGAGATTGTGTATAAGGGGACCCACAACCATCCCAAGCCTCAGTCTACTAGAAGAACATCAGGTTCTTCTTCTCAAGCAATTCAACCTTCTGGGTCTGCTGAAATATCAGACCATTCGTATGTGGGCCGCTCAGGCGCACCAATGGAAACAGTGACAACACCTGAGAATTCATCAGTCTCGATGGGCGACGATGAATTCGATCGTAGCTCACAGAGGAGCAAATCTGGTGGAGACGAGATCGATGACGACGAACCAGACACCAAGCGATG GAAGAAGGAAGGTGAGAATGAGGGCATATCAGCATCTGGGAGTAGGACAGTGAGGGAGCCTAGAGTGGTTGTCCAAACAACCAGTGACATTGATATCCTTGATGATGGATATAGATGGAGAAAATATGGACAGAAAGTAGTAAAGGGAAATCCCAATCCAAG GAGCTACTACAAATGCACTAATGTAGGGTGTCCAGTGAGGAAGCATGTGGAGAGAGCTTCACACGATTTGCGGGCCGTGATCACGACATATGAAGGCAAGCACAACCACGACGTGCCTGCGGCCCGTGGCAGCGGTAGCCACGCGATCGCCAGGCCATCGTCAGACAACAATGTACCAATGCCGATACGTCCCTCGGCCACAACTAATCACATGGCTGGTAACAACTCTCATTCCGGGGCAAGGCCACCAGCATCATCTGAGGCCCACACACCCTTCACGCTAGAAATGTTGCCGAGCCCTGGGAGTTATGGTTTCTCAGGTTTTGGTATCTCAGGGGGGCATTACATGAGCCAATCTCAGCCGTCGGATGCCGCCGCATTCTCAAAGACCAAGGAAGAACCGAGAGATGATTTGTTCCTTGAGTCATTGCTATGTTGA